Genomic segment of Dromiciops gliroides isolate mDroGli1 chromosome 3, mDroGli1.pri, whole genome shotgun sequence:
TCAAATTCCAGCACATTGTCTCCATCTATGGAGTATGCCAGCAGCCCCTGGGCATCGTCATGGAGTTCATGGCCAAGGGATCCCTAGAGAAGATCCTGCCTACCCATAGCCTCTCCTGGCAGCTCAAGTTCCGAATCATTCATGAGACTGCCTTGGCTATGAATTTCCTTCACAGCATTAAGCCACCTCTGCTCCATCTGGACCTCAAACCAGGCAACATCTTATTGGATGGCAACATGCATGCCAAGGTGAAGGTCCCTGTGCATTCCTCACTCCCCTGGCCCAAGCCCCCACAAAGAAGGGGGATACACagaaaatgggaaatgggaaatgggaaatCTCTAGAGGATACCCTGAGAATCAGGAGCCAATTAAGGGTTCTTACTCATCTCACAACATATGTTCTAAACATAGGGTGTTTGTTGGCTGTCTGTGTATGAAACCTACACTGGGTTTTAAACCATACACTTCCAGAAGGACCTACTGGAGGCAGAGGGTGTGTTTGAAAGGCAGAGCGCATCTGGAGATGTGGTTTGTAATATATTATACCACTGACATATGATGTATAACCCTGGCCAAGATATTGTTGCCCTCTGAGTTTTAGTTTACCTATCTCTAAAGTGGGAGATAATGATACCCTTCCCTATTTCCCAAGTGTGAGTAAATGAAACAGTGTCTGAGAAATCCTTTTTGGTGAGATGTAGTAGAAATAGGAATGGTGTAAGTATATGATTATGACAGTTGGTATCCCTTTAAAGAAcatgtctcggggcagctagatggcgcagtggataaacactggccttggattcaggaggacctgagttcaaatccagcctcagacacttgacacttaactagctgtgtgactctgggcaagtcacttaaccctcattgccctgcaaaaacaaaacaaaacaaaaacaaaactaaagaacATGTCTCTTCTGGGGATTGTGGTAGGACTGTCAAGACCCAGGGAGCTACTGATGCAATATCCTTAGCTATTTTGGTCTCTAGCTGCGGATGCTGGGGTGAATGGCTGGGGTAGCCAGTGGTGAATGGAGTGCATGGACCATGGGGACAGGTAATACCAGGTAACTATCTATTCCTGTAAACCAGTCACCATCCCAGCTCACATCACCCATCCATATCTCTGTGACTTCATTTCCAGATTTCAGACTTTGGCCTGTCCAAATGGATGGAGCAGTCAACACGGATGCAGTACATTGAGAGGTCAGCACTTCGAGGCACACTCAGCTATATTCCCCCTGAAATGTTTCTGGAGAGCACCACAGCACCAGGGCCCAAGTATGATGTATACAGGTAAGGGGAAAACAGAGGGATCTTTTTATTAATGGTTAATCTTGGAGGCACTGCTGAGTCTTTTTGCATCTCTCCTATTCTCATAACTCTTTGTTTAGCTCCAGAGTTGAAAGCCACTCCTTGATGAGATGGTGAATAGTGGATGTTCTGTTCTGGGGCTTGAATTGAGAGACTTACCACATTCCCTGTTTGGTCAGCAGTCTCTCTGCACTTGGGCAGCTTCCTGGCTGGTTCTAGGAATGGGAACAGAGCTAATCCCTCAAGTCTACCTTCCTGGGGCAGGTGGGATGCACAGACCTGGGGCTagggggtgggcagggaggggTTGGGCTAGGTTTTTCATGACTGAGTTTGACTCTTTGATATCTATTATTCACAGCTTTGGAATTGTCATTTGGGAGATTCTTACCCAGAAGAAGCCATACTCAGGTAGTATACTGGGGGCTACTGCTGTAGCTTGGACCCTAGGATAGAGTCCTAGAGGGTGGTGGCTACGATGTGGTGTAGATGTAATAGGCTACATTTGTTTGTAGGACTCCATCTCAACTCTTCTTCATGTATCTCTGTCTAcccttattttaaggaaaatacctttttttttcttttcttttttttgggggggggagcaggcaatgagggttaagtgacttgtccagggtcacacaactagtgttaagtgtttgaggctggatttgaactcaggtcctcctgaatccagggcaggtgctttatccacttaattatcctttttttttttttttgaggatacCTTTTTAAAAGACTCTATATATGGTCTTTTGAGCCCTTCTGACCCCTGCCCCTCTTTCTAACTCTATTTACTTTCTCTCACCCGATCTTTTCCTAGTCACAACCTCCCTGTCTCCTGGGATGGGAGTGATCAAGTGGGAGTGAGGTTGGGGGCTCAGAGAAGAAGACTCAGTGTTAGAGCTGGAGGAGGGGGGAGCTGTGAGGCTCTGGGAGGAAGCAGGTGAATCCTGACCTGGTTTTCCCCAAATCAGAACACATTCcttaggaaagaaaggaggaagaaaagttaaaATGTACCTCAAACCCACAGGCTTTCTAGTTGCCGGTTTTAACCCAACTTTCCTGCCCCTCAAAGAGtttctttcctccaccctccaccccccccactaACTCCCACCCAGCAGCTGAGAATATAGAATGTCTCCAAACCTTCAAAAAATAGCAAAGTGAGAAAattaaagctttcaagaaaacaGTTTTTGGCATATTTGTTTCCATGTGCATTGCTACAAGCTCCTTTAAAAGATTATAAGGACACGTGGGGCAGTGGTCTTGTTTGGGGTTGACTTTCTAGCCTGGATAACCTGGCCACGTCTAGAGGAACTGGGACATCTAGCAAAAGCCAGTCCTTGGCCCCTATTTATTGTCTGGAGATATGAGGCCCAGTGTCTCTTAGTCTCTCTATCGCCTCCCTTCCCTACTTCACCAGCACAGAGCCAGTCTGTGGTTTCCCTCAGGGTTCAACATGATGACCATCATCATTCGTGTGGCTTCTGGTACCCGACCCTCCCTGCAGCCCATCTCAGATGAGTGGCCAGGGGAGGGCCAGCAGATGGTAGACTTGATGAAGCGCTGCTGGGACCAGGACCCTAAGAAGAGGCCATGTTTCACAGGTAATTATCCATATTTCCAATTGTGTTTGTCTATGATAAACATCCACCCAtccttccatatatatatatatcatcctaAGATTTatgaagtggggggcagctaggtggcgcactgcatagagcaccggtcctggattcaggaggacctgagttcaaatccagcctcagacacttaacacttactagctgtgtgaccctgggaaagtcacttaatcccaattgcctcaccaaaaaaaaaatgtatgacgtgatatatatatatatatatatatatatatatatatatatacacatacatacatatatgtatgatctcatttgatactcagaacaaccctatgaggtttGTACTgtaatcaccattttacagatgaagaaactgaggctaagagaggttaataTGACTTGCTTAATCACAGCTACCAAATGTATGAGGtgggatttgactcaggtcttctttaatTCTGACCTCTAGCTACTCATATAGAGCTTGTTTGAAGGCAAGGATCTGAGCCAAGGCTGCCCAGAGGGAAGAGGTGTGATGAGTGAAGGTAGGGGTCTAGGCAGTGACCTATGGTAGGGTATATGGTTTTGTTAGAATTCCTAGCTAATCCTCTTCCTTAAATCAGGTCTGGCCAGTCCAGCTTAAGGTTCTCCTCTCAAAGAGTTTAGGTGTGAAGAGTGGGAGGCCAAGTTCACAAATAACCATAAtacaagggagagagggaattgCATGAAGCACCAGGAGAAGTTTGAGACAGGAGAGACGACTTTTACCTGGGTTCCATGGAGAAGGGAGACATCTAAATTGGTTcttgaagggaaggagagaattcaagTGGCAGAGATTACATGGCTCAGAAGGGAGTCTGTTCTAGGCAAGGAGAGATGGCATGACCAGAGGAGCAGATACTAGGCAGGCAAGGATGAACTTAATGGAAAGACAGTAGTTCAACTTTGCTGGAATGCTCCATGGAGAGTAGAATGAGATAAGACTAGGAGTTGAAGCCAGATTATGGAAGGGTTTGAATACCAACTTCAGtggtttattttctttggtaGATCCTGGGAAGCCATTGTTTCCCTTCACCTAGATCTctgggtttccttatctatatagaTAATTACTAAAACTAGTATTTCCTTGGCCTAGGGAACACCTAAGTGAGGCAATGCTCTGTTTTTATGTAGATCAGTCCTTTATTTACAACTTACATTCTTAGTCATTTCCTCAGGGCACTGGTCAGACAATCAATTATGTCTTAGACTAGACTGGAACTACATTGCCTTTCCAGAATGAAGATAATCAAATTCTTATCTCTAGTATATAGATATTCATACTAGTACTCCCTACCCCACAGGTTTGTTGTGgggaaagcattttattttatttccagatCCTGGTCACTGTTATCTATCAACCcagaatattttccttccttcttcagtgCCTTCAATGTCATGCTCacattttctctccatcccaattcctgccctcatCCATATTAGGAGACCAGAATTCATATTGATGGTCCCTCAACTAGCCTAACAACTAACTAACTAACCAACTAACTAACTAAACAGTTCCTCATTCTACTCAACTCCCATGAcccatttctatttctctaagctacacacagagatggtTATACCCTAATCTTAATGATGGCACCCATAATTgtcatctttccattttcatgAACTCTACAATTCTTTGATCATTCTATCTTTTCCTATGCCTTATGCCTCCCAACACTGTCCATCATCACTATGACTTCTAATTCCTCTGCCTCTCAGTTCTTTTCCCAGTCATCACTCCTGCATTAGCTATTCCAGCAAGCTCTTCTCTCTCTTAATCCATTAGTGAAGCAATTAGACTTAATAGACTCCTCTACTGTCAAATACCTTGCCCCTTTGACCTTTCACCAGTCATACTTTACCAAATCCCAACCCTGGATTACTTCCaccatgtttttcttttgcttccatTCACTTGCTGCTGAATAGTTGTGTAGGGGGGAGGCGGGGCGGGAATCACATAACCATGTTGATTGGGTCCAGTAcagatttatgttacataatctccaATACCTCCCTACTCGGTTAGTTATTATGCCCACCACAGTGGCCATTCTCAactttttcatctctcctcaaaccttTTGTAGCACCCCCCTCATTCTACCTTCTTAACTGAGAAATTCATCTCCTACATCACCAAAAAATAATTGAGATCACTTTCAGAGCCTcagagtttgacaccattgagcCAGAAAGCCTCTGAAACCTCCCTCTTCCAACTCAAAGATTCTCTGACTCTTCCTCTCCTGCTCATGCCACATTACTCATGCAGCTTCCCCTTCTTCACTCCAGTCTGTGAGGACGATGTAgcccttcttcttgccaaggccagCTTTACTACATGTACCCTTGATATCATCTTGTCCTTTCCAACATAACCACCCCCATCATCACCACACTTTCTCTTGTCTTCGATCTTTCCCTATATACTGgatccttccctgctgcctataaATGTGTCCATATCTTCCCCATCCCTATAAGAGAAAACCTGCTCCCTTCTAGCCATCATCCATTCGTCTTTTTGGCTGAACTCGAGAAAACTTTCTGTACCAAGTGCCTCTCTCATtaggaaaacactttataaacctcAGTGTGTCATATAAATTAATAATGAATAGAGGAGCAATATGATCAGAATAATGCATCATTTATTTAGCACTGTGTAGGTTTGATGAGAGGCAATagcctggaggcagggagattGGTAAGGAGGTATGAGAGTAGTCCATTTGAGAAAGGGgcgctaggtggctcagtggataggctGCCctgtctgaaatcaggaagactcatcttcctcagttcacatctagctgggtaaccctgggcaagtctcttaaccgtttgcctcagtttcctcattggcaaaatgagctggagaaggaaatggcaaaccattgcagtatctcttccatgaaaaacccaaatggggtcataaaaagttggacacaactgaaagcaAATGAAACAACAACATTTGAGGAAAAATGAGCTGAACAAGGCTACTGGCGTTAGAAGCAAAGACAGGGGCCAGGTATGACATAGAGTGTGGCAATGTAGCTCGTGGGCTGCTCAATATCAGGGCCAAAGTAGAATGCTTAATCTATCAGGTGAGGCCTACCATGATACCCAAGTGACtagtctttcccttcccccattcccttgtatttattttgtagatagatagatagatagatagatagatagatagatagatagatagatagatatacacatatacacatatacacatatacacatatacacacacatgcatatatatatatatatatatatatatatggatggacagatacacattatctcattctatagaatgtaatttccttcatttaaaaattttttgtcttGACATCTCTAGCCCCAAGCAGAGTGCCTGGTGTATAATAGgtattctatacatatttactAATTGATTGAATGGTTGTTTATCATAGGACTTTAGTGCTAGAAAAGACCATGGAGATTATCCAATTCATATACCTCGACCCTCTCCATTTAACAGATTCAGTTTAACAACAAATGGTTAAGTATCTGCCATAGGATGACCAGGCATTGGAGACAGAAAGGTAAAAGCAAAACCTTTCTTCCCCGTGGAAATCAGGCCCCAAGTagtgaaactgagacccaaagaagttcTCTCATTTGCCCAATGCCACATAGCTGGTTAGTGGCTGAGCTGACACTAGAACCCCCAatcatgtatgtacatgtatgtaagcatatatataggtatgtataagCATGTGTGTTAGGGGATTCAAGAAGAAATTTGGGATAGATGAGAGCActcaattgatttccttttttctcccattgAACAGATATCACTATTGAGACAGACATGCTGTTATCCTTGCTCCAGAATCCTGTAGTAGACCTGGAGAAAGAGGCCTTGGTCAGAAAGACATCCTGCAGACCTTCTCTCTGCAAGCCCCAGGAAGTAAGGAAGGGCTTCAGAGCATGGGACCAGCCTGTATCACCTTCCTATGCTAGCAGAACAATTCTCTTTTGGTGCCCAGGGTTCTTGAGAGGGGAGGCTTCTCTTTGAGGGTCACTATAGGATCAGGGGCAGGATcatctagaactctatccacaggTATATATATTGGGTGGGGCACCACACCTGGCTCTGCCACAAGAACATGCTTCAGGTAGATCCAGGTGACCTCCAGGGCCCCTTTCCAACCCTAGGTGTTCATGTTTCTATGATCCATGGGAAACTCTATTCCTCTCCTGCATTCTGAGTGGGTGAACATGAACATTACTCACCTCCCTTGTTGGACAGCTCGGCTCTGAGCACTGGAGGGCGTTTAACATGTCTACATCCTGCTGAGCTGAGAGATACAGTCTATTTAATAAGCAGCTCATAGGAAAGGGCCCTGACTGCTCTTCCCCAGCTAGTTCACCTAACAACAGGAAGGTATGGCCTGTCCTTTGTTCTCTCGGGATAAACAATGGGACGAACAATTCTATTTCTAATGCACAGGAAGGCAAGGAACCACTAATAAGGAGTAGAGATAGGGGCCCTTAGAGGAGGTGGGAAGTGCTGGTGGGGTGACAAGGCACTCACTGACAAACTGGTCTCTCCTTATTTTTCTTACATTGCTTCTGCTGGCCAAGATCAGTAGAGAAGTCATCCAGGAACTGACAGAGAGTGGTAAGTACAGGGCCACACAGTCTCAACTAAATGATTCAGAAATGGGTAAGAAATGGAATCCTTCCATTGGGCTCCATCTCTCCAGCCCCTCACACCTTTTCAGGGAACCACAAACATAGCACCTCTGAAATGGCCTGCTGTGGTTCAGGAATATGGTGGGGCTTTGGACGCTTGGCTGATTGGCACAGTGGCCTTTGGCCATCCTGGTCCCATCCTCTGGGGGTTTGAGTGGGGGAGGATAGGTAGGAACCTGTCCATTCCATTGGTCGCAttgttctctgtctcctttgataGGAGAACAAGACGGAATGAAACTCTAATTACAGCAGGAGGGATTCCATTAGACAACAGGAAGAACCATCAAACTCAGTTGCAACACTCTGGAGTGAGGAGTCTTGCAGATGCATCACCTTTTCTAGAGCTCTGTTTATCACTTCTAGTCTTTTTGGGGTAAAGAAGGTGCTGGAGGGAGGCAAGGGCCCTCTGGCCTCAGATTTCCCcaatcagtaaaatgaaggggatagaCATAGTGATCTCAAAAGTCCCTTTCCAGTGCTAAGTCCTAGGACGCTGTGGTGGAGTGGACAGGAAGGCCCGGGGGGCTCAGATCCCTTGCTTTCTCCAGCCTCAGGTGACTCTCTGAAGCGGCTGCTCCAGCTATCGGACAGTGAGAGCTTGGTCTCGAGCAAGGAAGAACTGGGCATCTATGACAACAGTGTCACCCTCCTCCATTTCCCTGGTCACCGAGGGGAACGTGGAGAAGGTGAAGCTACTGTTGAGCCAGGATGTAGATGTGGGACTGCCAAACCAGCCTGAGGGCTACACGCCCCTCATCCTTGCCGTGCAGGATCACTCCTCGGACCTGTGCATGCTCCTGCTCAGGCAAGGAGCCAACCCTAATCTGGTTGATGAGGATGGCTGGGCCCCACTCCACTTTGCTGCCCAGAATGGAGATGACCGAACCGCTCGGCTCCTCCTGGACCATGGTGCCCGGGTGGATGCCCAGGAGCATGAGGGCTGGACAGCTCTCCACTTGGCTTCCCAGAACAACTTTGAGAACGTGGCCCGGCTCCTTGTCTCCCGCCATGCTAACCCTAACCttcaagagggagaggggaaagccCCACTACATGTGGCTGCCTACTTTGGACACGTTAGCCTGGTTAAGCTGCTTATTGGTCAGGGGGCCCAGCTAAATGCCCAGCAGAGGAACCTCAGGACCCCTCTGCACTTGGCTGTGGAACAGGGTAAGGTCCGTGCAATCCAGCCACCTCCTGAAGAGCGGGGCAGCGACGGGACATGGTTTGACCAGAATGGCTACACCCCACTGCATACAGCTGTTGCCAAAGATAAGTACCTTATCTGCAGTATGCTGCTCAAGTATGGAGCCAACACTGAGTTGAAGACTCAGCAGGGCTGGACTCCCCTCCATCTGGCAGCCTTCCAGAGCCACCTGGAGATTCTCCGTCTGCTGCATGAGAATAATGCTCATCTGGATGCCCAAGGGGGCAAGGACTGGACCCCACTTCACTTGGCAGTACGCCAAGGAGAGGAGGCAGTGGTTTCTTTCCTCCTGCAGAGTGGGGCTGACCCCAACATGGCTGAGCAGTCTGGTTGGACACCATTACACTTGGCTGTCCAGCGAGGTGCATTCTTGAGTGTCATTAACCTCCTGGAGCATCAGGCTGATGTTAATGCTTCCAACAAGGTAGGCTGGACACCTGTGCACTTGGCAACCCTCAAGGGTAATACTGCTATCCTCAAGGTGCTGATCAAGGCTGGCGCCAGGCTGGACATTCAGGATGCTACTGGCTGCACAGTGCTACAGTTGGCCATCCGAAATCAGAAGCAGAATGTCATCTCCTTCCTGGAGGGCAAGGACCCTCTCACTCCATGTCTGGCTGATGCTGAATCAGAGAACATGAAGGAGGCTTGACCTCCTGTTCCCTGTCCCCCTTTAGACCCATTTAGGTCTTGGGAGCCTGGGAAGGACACTGAACACAGAACTGGTTTCCATCCATCCTCAGAAGCGGTCTCCCAGACAAAGTGAAGCCGGAAACCCAAAACACCCTAAATCAGAAGAGCATTGAAGCAGATCTTGAAGAGATTAGGGCCTGAAGAGGCGCAAACATCTCCTCTCTTCTGCTTTTACCAACACCACTCTAGCCCTCATGCGGGTTTTgggcattgatctccaccaatgaggagaaagTCTCATGCCAATGGACACTGGCACTGGATTTACatttctaattgttctccctgcctcaaatttcttccctctccagttcatcctccaaccaacctccaaagtgattttcctaaagcccagatcTTACCACTTCACTTCCTTAATCAATAAACCCCAGGACTCAtcattacctctagaatcaattCTGTCTGGAACTTAACacttttcacaacctggcccatcctacctttccaggcttactcCATATCACTCCCCAAACCTGCCCTCTTGTTGGTCCTTCATACATGTTACACTTcacaacactccatttcccatctctgtgcttgTGCTCTGGCTTTCCCTAATGCCTCAAGTGAGTACACTTCCTCCTTTACCTCTGCTTCCTGGAATCCCAGCCTTCCTTCAGTCTCAGGTCAGGCATCAGCTTCCACAAAAGCCCTTACCTggtctccttcccccttccccacggCTTCTCCCAGCCCCCAGGCTACTCTGTGTCTCCTCTCCGTGGGATTTGTGCATGCCTGCATGCAGGCCTTCTTGGCTAGAATGTAACCTTCGGAAGGCTGGagacttttttcacttttgtcttggtATCTCCAGGGACTGGAACGTAACGGGCACTTGATAAATAGTTGTTGACTGGTTAGTTAGCGCTGACAAGCTACATCCAGGACCTGAGGCCAATCATGGGATCCTGTCTCCTTTGCTtattagttgtgtgtccctgggcaagtcatttaacttttgttgttaatcttaaataataatgtaaatgggaCCCATAATCAGCAGACTCCTTGCTTTCAGCCCAGCCACTTTTccattgttttccttctaatatttAGGACATCCTCCCTGGATCCAAGTGCCTCTACGAGAGCTTCGTACTTTCACTTGAATAAGGGAGGATTCTGAGAcaatctctctctgtgtatatgtatgtgtatgtatataacatgtatataatatattgctGATCATATCTAATTTGATGATCTGttatatataatagaatataatatacatatgcacatatatatctacacatatctttatacatatatatttgtatacacacatacacatacaactcAGGAGTGTGATAGAGGGAAAGGTAATGGGTCTGTcaccagaagacctgaattcaaatgctgcctctgttccttactacctatgtgaccttgggcaagtctccctgggcctcagtttccttctctgtaaaacaagaagGTTGGCCTAGATGGATTTTAATTTCCTTCTAGTTTTagatctctcccctccccccatggctTTGGGCAGCCCTTCCTCATGCCCTGGTACCCAGTGCTGCCCAGGCCTCTTGGATCACCTTTCCACAAACCGGCTGCTGATCTGAAATGTGCTCATTCTGTTACCTGCCCTTTGCCTGACCTCGCTGTGTCCCTCACCCTGATGTGTGTCCTCATTTGAATAAAACTACATCTCTActataataatagtgataataatgatgatgatagccagCATTTCCATGGCACATCTGATGGCTTTTCCTAGCCTTGGAGGTGGAGTCCTTTGGGCTGAGTGGGTATGGGGACCTGAAGGTTTGGATGATGATGGATGGTTCCTGGGGTGGTGGAAGGTTGACACACCCATGCTCAGCGTGCTGTTTATATTTGGGGGGATTTCCCCATCCTATTTCCCAATCTCAGCTGCCTCTCATGCATGTTTCCCTGCCACCTAGCCCAGCCTGTCCCACAGGTCTTGGGAGAAAGGTAGCAGAGGAGCTGGGAGTGAAAGGAGGcgtggggcagggcagggcagggcagggctgcCTCTCAAACTTGACCTAAATCCCAGCCCAGCTccactatttttttctcttttctctcctctcttcaccTAAATGGGCACAGACTTGTTAACACCTGCCCATCCCTTTGTGAGAAACTGGGTTCAGATTCCTAGCAAAAGGTTTGTTGGGGACAGAGGTGGAAAAATCAGGACTCCAGGGAACTCTCCTGAATAGAAAGCAGCAATCCATAACCTTTGTGTGTGCTATAGACCTGTTTGGTGATCTCGGTGAAGCTATGGTTCTCTCTTCAGAATGATCTTTTTAAATGCatgcaataaaatacataagatgcaaaagaaaacaatcatATTAAAGT
This window contains:
- the ANKK1 gene encoding LOW QUALITY PROTEIN: ankyrin repeat and protein kinase domain-containing protein 1 (The sequence of the model RefSeq protein was modified relative to this genomic sequence to represent the inferred CDS: deleted 1 base in 1 codon), which encodes MALGVEQRLGNLTIFSRDDFEGDWQLVASGGFGQVFRVRHKRWRIEYAIKCSPCPLADSSPASSDIKCLIEEATKMEKIKFQHIVSIYGVCQQPLGIVMEFMAKGSLEKILPTHSLSWQLKFRIIHETALAMNFLHSIKPPLLHLDLKPGNILLDGNMHAKISDFGLSKWMEQSTRMQYIERSALRGTLSYIPPEMFLESTTAPGPKYDVYSFGIVIWEILTQKKPYSGFNMMTIIIRVASGTRPSLQPISDEWPGEGQQMVDLMKRCWDQDPKKRPCFTDITIETDMLLSLLQNPVVDLEKEALVRKTSCRPSLCKPQEISREVIQELTESASGDSLKRLLQLSDSESLVSSKEELGIYDNSVTLLHFLVTEGNVEKVKLLLSQDVDVGLPNQPEGYTPLILAVQDHSSDLCMLLLRQGANPNLVDEDGWAPLHFAAQNGDDRTARLLLDHGARVDAQEHEGWTALHLASQNNFENVARLLVSRHANPNLQEGEGKAPLHVAAYFGHVSLVKLLIGQGAQLNAQQRNLRTPLHLAVEQGKVRAIQPPPEERGSDGTWFDQNGYTPLHTAVAKDKYLICSMLLKYGANTELKTQQGWTPLHLAAFQSHLEILRLLHENNAHLDAQGGKDWTPLHLAVRQGEEAVVSFLLQSGADPNMAEQSGWTPLHLAVQRGAFLSVINLLEHQADVNASNKVGWTPVHLATLKGNTAILKVLIKAGARLDIQDATGCTVLQLAIRNQKQNVISFLEGKDPLTPCLADAESENMKEA